A genomic window from Etheostoma spectabile isolate EspeVRDwgs_2016 chromosome 13, UIUC_Espe_1.0, whole genome shotgun sequence includes:
- the ppp2cab gene encoding serine/threonine-protein phosphatase 2A catalytic subunit alpha isoform, producing the protein MDEKPFTKELDQWIEQLNDCKQLSEGQVKTLCEKAKEILTKESNVQEVRCPVTVCGDVHGQFHDLMELFKIGGKSPDTNYLFMGDYVDRGYYSVETVSLLVSLKVRYRERITILRGNHESRQITQVYGFYDECLRKYGNANVWKYFTDLFDYLPLTALVDSQIFCLHGGLSPSIDTLDHIRALDRLQEVPHEGPMCDLLWSDPDDRGGWGISPRGAGYTFGQDISETFNHANRLTLVSRAHQLVMEGYNWCHERNVVTIFSAPNYCYRCGNQAAIMELDDTLKYSFLQFDPAPRRGEPHVTRRTPDYFL; encoded by the exons atggacGAAAAGCCGTTTACGAAAGAACTGGATCAGTGGATCGAGCAGCTTAACGACTGCAAGCAGCTGTCGGAGGGACAGGTGAAAACATTATGTGAAAAG gCAAAGGAGATACTGACCAAGGAGTCAAACGTTCAAGAGGTGAGGTGTCCGGTAACGGTGTGTGGCGACGTGCACGGCCAGTTCCACGACCTCATGGAACTGTTCAAGATCGGAGGGAAATCTCCAGACACAAACTATTTGTTCATGGGAGACTACGTTGACAGAGGGTACTACTCCGTAGAAACCGTTTCTTTATTAGTATCACTTAAG GTACGCTACCGGGAGCGCATCACAATCCTCCGAGGGAACCACGAGAGCCGACAGATCACACAAGTTTACGGCTTCTACGATGAATGCCTAAGAAAATATGGCAACGCCAATGTTTGGAAGTACTTCACCGACCTGTTCGATTATCTCCCCCTCACTGCCTTGGTAGACTCTCAG ATATTCTGCCTTCATGGAGGCCTGTCACCGTCCATAGATACTTTGGATCACATCAGAGCACTGGACCGTTTACAGGAAGTGCCACATGAG GGTCCCATGTGTGACCTGCTGTGGTCGGACCCTGACGACCGCGGGGGCTGGGGCATCTCCCCTCGAGGAGCCGGCTACACTTTCGGCCAGGACATCTCTGAGACTTTCAACCATGCCAACCGCCTCACGCTGGTGTCCCGTGCCCACCAGCTGGTTATGGAG GGTTACAACTGGTGCCATGAGAGGAATGTGGTGACGATATTTAGTGCTCCCAACTACTGCTACCGCTGTGGCAACCAGGCAGCTATCATGGAACTAGACGACACTCTCAAATACTCATT TTTGCAGTTTGATCCTGCACCTCGCAGAGGGGAGCCTCATGTCACTCGCCGCACCCCAGATTACTTCCTGTAA